One window of the Methanorbis furvi genome contains the following:
- the leuS gene encoding leucine--tRNA ligase: protein MNDIEQEIRSTWIPAFESNPSEDKEKFYINVAFPYPSGAMHVGHGRTYIVPDIVARFWRMRGKQVLFPMAFHVTGAPVLGIAKRIAKKDEKTMQLYGGLYRVPQQTLDSFTDPIVIVNYFADEYERVMKQLGLSIDWRRRFTTIIPQYSKFIEWQYTHIYGQGKVQKGEYPVRYCPACDQPVGDHDLLEGDSAEVKHFVFVKYQFGEFFIPTATLRPETIFGVTNLWANPEVTYLKADVDGEKWIISTEAAEKLRMQKHTVTELGTIPGADLIDKAAQHPLTNAPVPILPASFVDPDMGSGLVMSVPAHAPFDYIALRDLQQQGKYQTIAPITLVTVPDYGKVPAQEIVEKNRIPNQDDPRMDELTQELYNAEFSKGKLNENCGVHAGKSVRQAREDVTNEFVDTRGSILFHEMSEKRVICRCGNRVYVKILDDQWFLNYADPEWKAEVHKQMPKIELVPPEVRAEFERTVDWLKEWPCTRRVGLGTRVPWDPKWLFEPLSDSTVYMSYYTIAHKITQIPAENLTPAVFDYIFLGKGDGHGLPVDAATLAELRSEFLYWYPYDYRFSAKDLISNHLTFQLFHHRAIFPDELQPKGMVVFGMGLLNGMKMSSSKGNVFLLEDAANEFGADTVRMFLVGSAEPWQDFDWRNELVLSVKRQIERMWQMVLDASSATGTAAIDAWLLSRLQHRIEAATKALAAFQTRQALQEAYNGIVSDLAWYRRRLPEGSNGTAVLAEVMSVWIRLMAPVIPYTAEKMWQETGHEGLVSFAAWPVADPAKINESVEVSEELLQRTIEDIQSILKLVQIEAKKVTLFTAPAWKHTVFSVVASAEDKRNVVKTVMADAELRTKGKDATDAAVQTVKLIHSLPPELVSSIAAGVDETAIFTAAKAFLEKESGLEVEIVAADATTHPKGKMALPFKPAIVVE from the coding sequence ATGAATGACATTGAGCAGGAGATCCGTTCCACTTGGATTCCTGCCTTTGAGTCAAACCCGTCTGAGGACAAAGAAAAATTCTACATCAATGTAGCATTCCCCTACCCGAGCGGTGCAATGCATGTCGGTCACGGCAGGACCTACATTGTGCCTGATATCGTAGCACGGTTCTGGAGAATGCGGGGGAAGCAGGTGCTGTTCCCGATGGCGTTCCACGTCACCGGAGCACCGGTGCTCGGCATTGCAAAACGTATTGCAAAGAAGGACGAAAAAACGATGCAGCTCTACGGCGGTCTCTACCGGGTTCCGCAGCAGACGCTTGACTCCTTCACCGACCCGATCGTCATCGTCAACTACTTCGCTGACGAGTACGAGCGCGTGATGAAACAGCTCGGTCTTTCGATCGACTGGCGCAGACGATTCACTACGATCATTCCTCAGTACAGCAAGTTCATCGAGTGGCAGTACACCCATATTTACGGTCAGGGCAAGGTCCAGAAAGGCGAGTATCCGGTCCGGTACTGTCCGGCATGTGACCAGCCGGTCGGCGACCATGACCTGCTTGAGGGCGACTCAGCAGAGGTCAAGCACTTCGTGTTTGTAAAGTACCAGTTCGGCGAGTTCTTCATCCCGACCGCGACCCTCAGACCGGAGACCATCTTCGGTGTAACAAACCTCTGGGCAAACCCTGAGGTAACCTATCTGAAGGCAGACGTTGACGGCGAGAAGTGGATTATCAGTACCGAAGCCGCAGAAAAACTGCGGATGCAGAAGCACACGGTAACTGAACTTGGCACAATCCCGGGTGCTGACCTCATTGACAAGGCGGCACAGCATCCCCTGACAAACGCACCGGTGCCGATTCTTCCGGCATCATTCGTGGACCCTGACATGGGTTCAGGTCTTGTGATGAGTGTTCCAGCCCACGCACCCTTTGACTACATTGCACTGCGCGACCTTCAGCAGCAGGGCAAGTACCAGACGATTGCGCCGATCACGCTCGTGACCGTTCCTGACTACGGTAAAGTTCCTGCACAGGAGATCGTCGAAAAGAACCGGATTCCAAATCAGGACGATCCCAGAATGGACGAGCTGACGCAGGAGCTCTACAATGCAGAGTTCTCAAAAGGAAAACTCAATGAGAACTGCGGAGTGCATGCCGGCAAATCCGTTCGTCAGGCACGCGAGGATGTAACAAACGAGTTTGTGGACACCCGCGGCAGCATCCTCTTCCATGAGATGAGCGAGAAACGCGTTATCTGCCGGTGCGGCAACCGCGTCTATGTAAAAATTCTCGATGATCAGTGGTTCTTAAACTATGCAGATCCTGAGTGGAAGGCCGAGGTTCACAAGCAGATGCCAAAGATTGAGCTTGTGCCGCCGGAGGTTCGTGCCGAGTTTGAGCGGACTGTTGACTGGCTGAAGGAGTGGCCCTGCACCCGCCGTGTTGGTCTTGGAACCCGTGTGCCGTGGGATCCGAAGTGGCTGTTTGAGCCGCTGTCTGACTCAACGGTCTACATGTCCTACTACACGATCGCACACAAGATTACACAAATCCCGGCAGAAAATCTGACGCCTGCGGTGTTTGACTACATCTTCCTTGGCAAAGGCGACGGACACGGACTGCCGGTTGATGCAGCAACGCTTGCAGAGCTGCGGTCCGAGTTCCTGTACTGGTATCCGTACGATTACCGGTTCAGTGCAAAGGACCTCATCTCCAATCACCTGACCTTCCAGCTGTTCCATCACCGGGCAATCTTCCCTGACGAGCTCCAGCCCAAAGGCATGGTAGTGTTCGGCATGGGCCTCTTGAACGGCATGAAGATGTCGTCTTCGAAGGGCAATGTGTTCCTGTTGGAGGATGCGGCAAACGAGTTCGGTGCTGATACGGTGCGTATGTTCCTCGTGGGCAGTGCCGAGCCGTGGCAGGACTTTGACTGGAGAAACGAGCTGGTGCTGTCGGTGAAGAGGCAGATTGAGCGGATGTGGCAGATGGTCTTGGACGCAAGCAGTGCGACCGGTACTGCGGCGATTGATGCATGGCTGCTGTCGCGTCTGCAGCACAGAATCGAGGCGGCAACCAAAGCTCTTGCAGCGTTCCAGACCCGTCAGGCTCTTCAGGAGGCATACAACGGTATTGTGTCGGACCTTGCCTGGTACCGCCGCCGGCTTCCGGAAGGGTCGAACGGAACGGCAGTCCTCGCTGAGGTCATGTCGGTCTGGATCCGCCTGATGGCTCCGGTTATTCCTTATACCGCTGAAAAGATGTGGCAGGAGACCGGGCACGAGGGTCTTGTGTCGTTTGCGGCCTGGCCGGTTGCTGACCCTGCAAAGATCAATGAGTCGGTTGAGGTGTCTGAGGAGCTGCTCCAGAGAACGATTGAGGATATTCAGTCGATCTTAAAGCTGGTCCAGATCGAGGCAAAGAAAGTCACCCTGTTTACGGCACCTGCCTGGAAGCATACCGTGTTCAGCGTTGTAGCATCCGCCGAGGACAAGCGCAATGTGGTGAAGACGGTGATGGCTGATGCCGAACTTCGAACGAAGGGTAAGGATGCAACCGATGCAGCTGTTCAGACGGTGAAGCTGATTCACAGTCTGCCGCCTGAGCTGGTGTCATCCATTGCGGCCGGTGTTGATGAGACGGCGATCTTTACTGCGGCAAAGGCGTTCCTTGAGAAGGAGTCAGGCCTCGAGGTTGAGATTGTCGCTGCGGACGCCACTACGCATCCGAAGGGCAAGATGGCACTGCCGTTTAAGCCGGCAATTGTTGTCGAGTGA
- the hemC gene encoding hydroxymethylbilane synthase, translating to MMSVKIGTRGSKLALAQTNNVLGLLSKNDVAAESEIITTVGDAVLDRGLHQIGGQGVFVRELDNAILRGEIDAAVHSMKDIPAERPDGLITAAILPRDPPWDFFVFNRPVDEIYSVGTSSTRRRAQLLRYYQCMPQVRVEPLRGNVDTRLSKLNDGLYDAIVLAEAGLVRLGYHVNGVRLPLDMFVPSPNQGTVAVVCRDTPELLEAFAPLNDYRTTLDTGIERAVMEQVGGGCFTPQGIFCQNGHLIAEVLSLDGTRGERITGTVGSIEEAREIGVQFKEIASDLIEEARAALGLKV from the coding sequence ATGATGTCGGTGAAAATCGGCACCCGCGGAAGCAAGCTTGCCCTTGCCCAGACGAACAATGTGCTCGGTCTTCTAAGTAAAAACGATGTTGCAGCTGAGTCTGAGATTATTACAACAGTTGGCGACGCCGTGCTTGACCGCGGTCTACATCAGATCGGTGGTCAGGGTGTGTTTGTCCGCGAACTTGACAACGCAATTCTGCGTGGCGAGATCGATGCCGCAGTCCACAGCATGAAAGATATTCCGGCGGAGAGGCCGGATGGTCTTATCACCGCGGCAATTCTTCCCCGCGACCCTCCATGGGATTTTTTTGTGTTTAACCGGCCGGTGGATGAGATCTACTCGGTGGGAACGTCAAGTACCCGCAGACGTGCGCAGCTTCTGCGGTATTATCAGTGTATGCCGCAGGTGCGGGTTGAGCCGCTGCGGGGCAATGTGGATACCAGACTTTCCAAACTGAACGATGGTCTCTATGATGCGATTGTGCTTGCTGAGGCAGGTCTTGTGCGGCTGGGCTACCATGTGAACGGGGTTAGGCTGCCGCTTGATATGTTTGTGCCTTCCCCGAATCAGGGAACGGTCGCGGTTGTCTGCCGTGACACTCCTGAGCTTTTGGAAGCGTTTGCTCCGCTGAACGATTACAGGACCACTCTTGATACGGGCATTGAGCGCGCGGTGATGGAGCAGGTTGGCGGCGGCTGTTTTACGCCGCAGGGTATTTTCTGCCAGAACGGGCATCTTATTGCCGAGGTGCTGTCGCTTGATGGTACGCGCGGTGAGCGGATTACCGGGACTGTCGGAAGTATTGAGGAGGCACGAGAGATCGGTGTGCAGTTCAAAGAAATTGCATCTGATCTGATTGAGGAGGCGAGGGCTGCCCTCGGACTAAAGGTATGA
- the hemL gene encoding glutamate-1-semialdehyde 2,1-aminomutase — protein MVNSKELFAEAQTLLPGGVSSPVRAIKPYPFYVKSAKGAFITTVEGTQLIDCCLGYGPLILGHAHPVIKAAITSQLENGWLFGTPTELEIDLAKRVTADHPSIDMLRFVSTGAEATMAAIRLARGFTGKSDIVKVEGGFHGAHDAVLIAAGSGATTHGTPDSAGVLPDFAAHTRQVAFNDPEGLEELLSKNDNIAAFIIEPVMGNIGPILPDDGYLAAVREITAAHDVLLIFDEVITGYRLGIGGAQVKYGIKPDLTTLGKITGGGLPIGLFGGRREIMEMISPAGPVYNAGTFNGNPLTMAAGIAMNKYLHQHPEIYPKFDERTRIIEESIPSSSPGTFVRLGSMFKYFCRPEAPRNYTEAKECDTVLYRKLWEKALSGGLFMPPSQFETNFLSSAHGDGEMVKLSEVYAQ, from the coding sequence ATGGTCAACAGTAAGGAACTTTTTGCAGAAGCACAGACACTTCTGCCGGGCGGTGTTTCAAGTCCGGTCAGAGCAATCAAACCGTATCCGTTTTACGTGAAGTCAGCGAAAGGCGCTTTCATTACAACGGTTGAAGGAACACAGCTTATCGACTGCTGTCTTGGTTACGGCCCGCTGATTCTCGGTCATGCCCATCCGGTGATAAAAGCTGCAATCACCTCCCAGCTGGAAAACGGCTGGCTGTTCGGCACCCCGACCGAGCTTGAGATTGATCTTGCAAAAAGAGTTACGGCCGATCACCCGTCGATTGATATGCTCAGATTTGTCTCGACCGGTGCCGAGGCAACCATGGCAGCCATTCGTCTTGCCCGCGGGTTTACCGGCAAGTCTGATATTGTGAAGGTGGAAGGCGGATTCCATGGGGCACACGATGCGGTATTGATTGCAGCGGGCTCTGGTGCGACGACGCACGGAACCCCTGACTCAGCCGGAGTTCTGCCGGATTTTGCAGCGCACACCCGTCAGGTAGCGTTCAATGATCCTGAAGGTCTTGAGGAACTGCTTTCGAAAAACGACAACATTGCAGCGTTCATCATCGAGCCGGTGATGGGAAACATCGGCCCGATTCTGCCGGACGACGGATACCTTGCGGCTGTCCGCGAGATTACTGCGGCGCATGATGTCCTGCTGATCTTTGACGAGGTCATCACCGGCTACCGGCTCGGCATTGGCGGAGCACAGGTAAAGTACGGTATCAAACCTGACTTAACAACACTTGGAAAAATCACCGGCGGCGGTCTTCCGATCGGTTTGTTCGGTGGAAGGCGTGAGATTATGGAGATGATCTCCCCTGCAGGTCCGGTGTACAATGCCGGGACCTTCAACGGCAATCCTCTGACGATGGCAGCAGGCATTGCGATGAACAAGTATCTGCACCAGCATCCGGAGATTTATCCAAAATTCGATGAAAGGACCAGGATCATTGAGGAGAGCATTCCCTCATCGAGTCCCGGAACATTCGTGCGGCTCGGCTCAATGTTCAAGTACTTCTGTCGTCCTGAAGCTCCGAGAAACTATACCGAGGCAAAAGAATGCGACACGGTGTTATATCGAAAATTGTGGGAGAAGGCTCTTTCCGGAGGCCTGTTCATGCCTCCGTCGCAGTTTGAGACCAACTTTCTGTCGAGTGCGCACGGCGACGGCGAGATGGTGAAACTCTCCGAGGTATATGCACAATGA
- the hemB gene encoding porphobilinogen synthase, with amino-acid sequence MFPQTRLRRLRRPILRPLFTENTVTTNDLIMPLFFVEGATEKVQIASMPGQYRWPLADAAAVAKDLASDGIKAVLLFGIPKTKDAVGSSAFAEDGVIQQAVRAIKTAVPSMVVITDLCACEYTNHGHCGIIHESCDGPDLDNDASLELMQKIAVSQAAAGADIVAPSCMLDGMVMAIRDALDAEGFASVPIMSYSTKFASALYGPFREAADSGFSFGDRSTYQMNPANGREAVRESVLDADECADILMVKPAGFYLDILWQVKELGLPTAAYQVSGEYSMIKAAAQNGWIDEKRIVMESLVGIKRAGADLIITYYAQDVARWIHGQQ; translated from the coding sequence ATGTTTCCTCAAACACGATTAAGAAGACTGAGAAGACCAATTCTTCGTCCGCTCTTTACCGAAAATACCGTAACGACCAATGACCTCATCATGCCGCTTTTCTTTGTAGAGGGCGCAACAGAAAAAGTTCAGATTGCATCAATGCCGGGCCAGTACCGCTGGCCGCTTGCAGATGCTGCGGCTGTTGCCAAAGATCTTGCAAGTGATGGTATCAAGGCAGTGCTTCTCTTTGGCATTCCAAAAACCAAAGACGCTGTCGGCTCCTCGGCGTTTGCTGAGGATGGCGTGATCCAGCAGGCGGTCCGTGCGATCAAAACGGCTGTTCCTTCGATGGTGGTCATCACCGATCTCTGCGCATGCGAGTACACCAACCACGGCCACTGCGGTATCATTCACGAATCCTGCGACGGCCCTGACCTTGACAACGATGCATCCCTTGAACTGATGCAGAAGATTGCCGTCAGTCAGGCCGCTGCCGGTGCAGACATTGTAGCGCCGTCCTGTATGCTGGACGGCATGGTCATGGCAATCCGCGACGCACTGGATGCAGAAGGATTTGCATCAGTTCCGATCATGTCCTACTCAACAAAGTTTGCCTCTGCCCTTTACGGTCCGTTCCGCGAGGCGGCTGATTCGGGTTTCTCGTTTGGCGACCGGTCAACGTACCAGATGAACCCTGCAAACGGTCGAGAGGCAGTGAGGGAGTCGGTCCTTGACGCGGACGAATGCGCAGACATTCTGATGGTAAAACCCGCAGGATTTTATCTGGATATTTTGTGGCAGGTCAAAGAGCTTGGTCTGCCGACCGCGGCATATCAGGTGTCAGGTGAGTACTCAATGATCAAAGCAGCTGCACAGAACGGATGGATTGATGAAAAACGAATTGTGATGGAGTCGCTCGTGGGCATAAAACGCGCGGGAGCTGATCTCATCATCACCTACTATGCGCAGGATGTTGCGAGGTGGATACATGGTCAACAGTAA
- the cobA gene encoding uroporphyrinogen-III C-methyltransferase, with amino-acid sequence MTGKVFLVGSGPGGLGLLTAKAREVIDSADVVLYDQLPGEEVLATLPAHAEKIDVGKYGGHHTMKQAEIEELLVQKAKAGGNVVRLKGGDPFMFGRGGEEMETLREHGIAVEIVPGVTSGIAVPECVGIPVTHRSWASQVTFVTGHEDPDKEVSSIDWKWLAGSPGTIVIFMGVKNLPLISELLIENGKSPETKIAVIENGFRKNQRVTCATLADIGEVAAKVGVKPPAIIVIGEVVSLYRDGSEGAWAQQ; translated from the coding sequence ATGACTGGAAAAGTGTTTTTAGTGGGGTCCGGACCCGGAGGTCTCGGGCTTCTTACGGCAAAGGCGCGTGAGGTTATCGATTCTGCGGATGTTGTTCTGTATGATCAGCTGCCCGGAGAAGAGGTTCTTGCGACGCTTCCTGCACATGCAGAAAAGATTGATGTCGGCAAGTACGGCGGGCATCATACGATGAAGCAGGCGGAAATTGAGGAGCTGCTTGTGCAGAAGGCAAAGGCCGGAGGCAATGTTGTCAGACTGAAAGGCGGAGATCCGTTTATGTTCGGCCGCGGCGGCGAGGAGATGGAGACGCTGCGCGAGCATGGTATTGCAGTCGAAATTGTGCCGGGCGTAACGAGCGGCATTGCGGTGCCTGAGTGCGTGGGTATTCCGGTGACGCACCGGTCCTGGGCAAGTCAGGTGACGTTTGTAACCGGTCATGAGGATCCTGACAAGGAGGTATCTTCGATCGACTGGAAGTGGCTTGCCGGCAGTCCCGGAACGATTGTTATCTTTATGGGCGTGAAAAATCTGCCGCTGATTTCAGAGCTTCTGATTGAGAACGGCAAGTCTCCTGAGACGAAGATTGCAGTGATTGAAAACGGGTTCCGCAAAAACCAGCGGGTGACGTGTGCAACACTTGCCGACATCGGCGAGGTTGCGGCTAAGGTAGGGGTGAAACCTCCGGCGATTATTGTGATCGGCGAGGTTGTGAGCCTGTACCGCGACGGCTCCGAAGGTGCCTGGGCACAGCAATAA
- a CDS encoding CDP-alcohol phosphatidyltransferase family protein, which translates to MNITALRPRLIGCIDPIGNLFVRIGMKPNQITVLSLVFGIACAVCYMNQQFLAGSILLLISAVLDLVDGNVARKTNRKSDFGAVLDWIIDKYVDGLVLLGIGLSGTAIISQFVAVPAYTDIAIVGLAIIGSLMNTFIKPVTYAEIGYTKKEDGKISDPLEGVGFFGRPETILCLIVFGLISQIWIAVILIAVCTNLSALQRIIYLARRYGSYKQE; encoded by the coding sequence ATGAATATCACCGCTCTTCGTCCACGACTGATTGGCTGCATTGATCCAATTGGAAATTTATTCGTCCGGATTGGGATGAAACCGAATCAAATAACAGTCCTCTCACTCGTATTCGGCATTGCCTGCGCAGTTTGCTACATGAATCAGCAGTTTCTGGCTGGCAGTATCCTTCTCCTGATTTCCGCAGTGCTGGACTTGGTCGATGGAAACGTTGCACGAAAAACCAACCGCAAAAGCGACTTCGGCGCGGTGCTTGACTGGATCATCGACAAATATGTGGACGGACTGGTGCTGCTTGGAATCGGACTTTCCGGAACAGCAATCATCTCCCAGTTTGTAGCTGTTCCTGCATATACGGACATTGCGATCGTAGGCCTCGCCATCATCGGCTCTCTGATGAACACCTTCATCAAACCGGTGACCTATGCAGAGATCGGATACACGAAAAAAGAGGACGGAAAAATCAGCGACCCCCTGGAAGGAGTAGGATTTTTCGGAAGACCGGAAACCATTCTCTGCCTGATCGTGTTCGGTCTCATCAGTCAGATATGGATTGCAGTAATTCTGATTGCGGTCTGCACGAACCTCTCGGCCCTTCAGAGAATTATTTACCTCGCACGCCGTTACGGCAGCTACAAACAGGAGTAA
- a CDS encoding RibD family protein, which produces MDTVLQKPHVLMISEITTDGKLTLRRGASSKILMKHMSHEAEILLHETRASYDAIMVGSSTIKIDNSFLTVRMVPGESPLRVIPSSMADIPLTANVLDTSAVQTVVAVSKAAPADRVETLKAKGVHVVVAGDDKVDLPLLMDILSREFAVRKLIIEGGPTLNWHMLHYRLVDEIRLIHLPFIVGGDDTPSLVGGMHIDSEDQMIRLELKEAKMVGTNLVTEYDVRYPVA; this is translated from the coding sequence ATGGACACAGTACTGCAAAAACCCCATGTCCTTATGATCTCTGAGATTACCACGGACGGCAAACTCACCCTGCGGCGCGGGGCCTCCAGCAAAATCCTGATGAAGCACATGTCGCATGAGGCAGAAATTCTTCTGCACGAGACCCGTGCGTCCTATGATGCCATTATGGTCGGGTCGTCCACAATAAAAATAGATAATTCCTTCCTTACTGTTCGCATGGTTCCGGGAGAGAGTCCTCTCCGGGTGATACCATCAAGCATGGCTGATATCCCGCTCACGGCAAATGTTCTGGATACCTCTGCCGTGCAAACAGTTGTTGCCGTCTCCAAAGCCGCCCCTGCGGACCGTGTAGAAACACTGAAGGCAAAAGGCGTGCATGTGGTTGTTGCAGGCGATGACAAAGTGGACCTGCCGCTGTTGATGGATATCTTATCCAGAGAGTTTGCGGTGCGCAAGCTGATCATCGAAGGAGGGCCAACCCTCAACTGGCATATGCTGCATTACCGGCTGGTGGATGAGATCCGGTTGATTCATCTGCCGTTCATCGTCGGCGGTGATGACACACCGTCCCTTGTCGGCGGCATGCACATCGATTCAGAGGATCAGATGATCCGGCTTGAGCTGAAGGAAGCGAAAATGGTCGGGACGAATCTGGTTACCGAGTACGATGTCCGGTATCCGGTCGCCTGA